Within Populus trichocarpa isolate Nisqually-1 chromosome 6, P.trichocarpa_v4.1, whole genome shotgun sequence, the genomic segment GCCCATAACATTGGGCTCAACAAGCCCACCAATAATGGTTCAAACAATGTTTGGTTCTAACGTTCCAAGCGTTGGGTATTCCCAGCACTTGAAGGCGTACACCCAGCACCAAGCTCCCTATTATCCCCATGGGCTGAAGCATGCGCCCATACCTATTTTTCATCCCTAATAGGCTTAGACAACTCGCTTGAGCTCAAcattttcttgataatttttttaggacCCTACGCAAGTCTCTCGGTAACTTTCAAAACCCCATGCAAGTTCCTATATATTTTATACTAATtcaatatgtattattttaagtggaatacaacttaaaatattACATTGATTTATAGGAGTAAAATGACTATCCAGCCCCTTatcttcatataaaaaaaaactcataggctataaataccccattatattttctctctttatgaAGTTATTGACCTAAACATCTAAGAGCTCTCACTTCCATTAAATGAGACCTCTTACAAGTACAAGTTACGTGTCACTCTGATTTACCAAGCACCAATTACTAGCTACGTGATTTACCAGTTATCAGTCGCTTGAGCTTTCCACATCAGGCTACCGAATATCTTGGCTAAAAATATAGATGAGATTACTATAACTAAATGATTAGCCTATTATTCAACTATATAAATCTTGATCTAAAGACCTTGGATTTTCTTATGTCATCACCTACATTTTCCACCGTTGCAAACATGATGCTAAAGTTCAAACAACTATgccaatccaaaaaaaaaatcagatatttcATCTtctatcaatatatatttcaactataaatttgattttaagtaGTACACTACTATTATCATTTAATCTTAACACTTTATAATACTAGCAATATAGATTAAGTTATATCAAAGTTAATACAAACTATTGTAATCAAATTACCCATCAAGACAAACATATATTATTCACTTAAAAAACTTCTACTAAATTCTTATTTGGTTGAATCCAAAATTGAAGacatgaagaattaattaactcgtttcattttaacttaaaagataatAAGTTAACCATGCTAattagtgtgtgtatatatattgaaatggaTATGAATAGATTTTCTTTTgtgattaaaatgtttttgttttatttttaaaaaacaagaccaCATGTATATCTTTATAAGGGGAAGGGGGACATGTTGTTTATTCAAATGATTTAAgcatgtttgagagtgtggttgtgattgcttttcactcggaaatgcatcaaaataatattttttttattttttaaaaattatttttgaaatcagcacatcaaactgatctgaaaacactaaaaaaattattaatttgaagcaaagaaaaaaataaattttttttaatttttttaaaaaatatttttaaaacacaaaaacaaacaatgtctaaacattaaaaaaaaaaaaaaaaaaactaccacgggtcaagaaaataaatattttcaattactaTCATTTTTTCATAACAAAAGTATGAAATTAAATGCAAAACTGAATTATAAATGTCAAATCCTCAACATTAAAAAtttgtctttaaaaaaataaaaagctattttaataaaaatagttgattCGATAACCCCCCAATCACTTTCTTTGATTAATCCTCGGACCGATAACTATGAACTCCCATCCCCCAAACGAAACCAGCTGGTGTCGTTTCCCCCGCGCgggaaaaggaaaactaaaACCACAATGGCGGGAATCCGTTATCTAATGAGTTAAAAAGTTACCCTCCTCTCCCTCTGTCTTGCATTCGCTAAAAATTGACTCATTCTTCCAAAAAATTTCCATTTCTAGGGTTTCAAAAGAACgaaaaaatgttttcaagcaGCCAATTCGACGCCACCTCCGCCTTCTCCGGCGGCGGATTCATGCCTTCTCAATCCACTCAGCTCACCGATTCCACACCTTCTCCCGCTAAAGCAAGccttctctcactctctctctctgtgtgttttgttttgttttgttaatttcgCTCCTTTTAATAATTGTTTCCCATTTTTCCATTCCGTCAacgaaaattaaacaaaaagcaACTTATTTATCAGTGTtaggtttttataattatatttcccGTGAAAGTGTGGGAAAATTAAGTGAATCAATTGAGAAAGTGGAGTGAAAAGATCCGTGTTTTTGTCGATCTTCGCGGTTTTGTAGTTTTACTtgctgtttggttgctgagaaagtgTAGGAAAATTAAAGCACGTAACTGAAAAACTCTGTTGagtataatttgaatttgagtgttggaaatgaaaaaaattgtgttttttttttgttagtctCAGGGTTATGGATTTTATGTtggttgtttgtttgttgtcaAAAATGGTGGGATGAGAAAGTAAGTAACTATCAATTATTGCCAAATGTCTAAGTTAgactgtgatttttttttcttttcataatattgTATAATTGTCAAAATTTTGTCCTGACAAttccattcctttttttttttgtaaaaatttctTTGTTTGGGAATAGAGTCGCAATTCGTTGGGTGTGGTTCCAGTTACGGTGAAGCAGATAAGCCAAGCTTCTCAATCTGGTGATGAGAAGTCAAGTTTTGTGATCAACGGTGTGGATGTTACCAATGTAATCACTCTCAATTCTTGTTATATAAATATGGTTCTGTGGGTCTAAGCCTTAAATTTCTTTATCCATTTGGTTTCTCTTTAaccattttcttccatttcttcGCCTTTTTGGTGTAGGTTACGGTTGTTGGAATGGTGTTTAATAAAGCTGAAAAGTCGACTGATGTTAGTTTTGTCATAGATGATGGAACAGGCCGTATTGGTTGTAGAAGATGGTAATTATGTGTTTGCATGTGAAATTTCTGTGTTCATATGTAAAGAAATTGCTTGcctttaatcttttaaatttccaTGCCTTGTTGTGTaccaaaaatcaaataatcaaacaaaagtGTTGATTATATTCAAAATTGGAGTTTTTCATTTGTTGTGAAGAGTAGTTTTGACGTATGCTCAACACTTCTAATAGGGTGACCGAGAATTTTGACAAATTGGAAATGGAGGCAGTACAGTAAGTTTCCAGTCTCTTATACATGTCTCTTACCAAGCATCTAGCATGAGAAAAATCTGGTGTCATGTTTTTTCTGATGTGAgatcttttaacatttgttttttttcccatgcGAATCATTTTTCTATAGAGATGGAATGTATGTTCGAGTTATTGGACACTTGAGAGTTTTTCAAGATGTCAAGCAGTTGGTTGCTTTCTCTGTCAGGTATTGACCATACCCTTTGGTGATCATTGTACTTGTCTCTCTGAAACTGTGCATTtcattcaattttcaatttccaCTAATGATGGCACTTGGAATTTGCGTTGACAAAGCAACTTGGAGTTGACGAGGAGAGCTTTTTAGCCACATTTAACCACTTATTAAGACATATTTTTCTTAAGAACCCTTCTTGTTGAGCGTGGCTTGGATGTGTTTTATAGTGGACATGATTGGTTTCTTGAATCAGTGTGCaagcttcattatttataaattcactGCCATCTTattgatctttttattattgCAGGCCCGTGACAAACTTTGATGAGattacttttcattttatagaTTGCATACATTCCCATTTGCAGAATTCCAAATTGCAGGTATTGATCTTGGAGCGGATGAATTATGCACTATCAATTTCTGAAATGATTTGAGAGCATATTGTGTTTTCTGTTGGTTGGTTGtgtgaatttttttcaactgaATTTGCAGGGTGGAGCTTCAACTCAGCTTCATATGGTAGAATCATCAATGAACACTCCTGTGCGGAATGGTCAGACATTCACATCAAACCTGGTATGGGACTGCTTCAAAAAAACGTTTTTCAATGTCCTGCTTTCCAAATGTGTTTGGCATAACATTCTAGCTTCCTTTTCCCAGATGTCCAAGCAATTTGATGTTGATGGGCTAAAGGATTGTGATCAATTGGTCCTTGATCGTCTGCAACAGTCTTCAAGCATGTGAGTTGAACATTTAAACTCTTTACTCCATGCAGCTTCTTTCTCCTTGAAATCTCATGTTGTCTGTGGTTGCCTTTCCCTTTCTTAGTGCAACCGTAGTACCTTTGATTGCGTTTAATATATCAAGTTCTATATGGTTCTCATTCTCTTTTGCCCTCCAGCTGTAGACTGCTAATTTGGAATTCTTCCTTGTTTCATTGGAGTTCTATTTGTTTAAAACATCACTCTGCCCCATGTCATGGAGAGATgctctttttctgttttaatcTGTTGCTACTGaacttgtttttagttttttgagcagtccattaatttttttcttttggtttctttttttcaaaaacacttgcAGTTTGTCCTGACTGCTATGGACAATTAAGTTTTGCAGCGTTGCTTGGAATAGTTAGCCATGTTTTGCAAACACTATTCTTCTGACtgctattaaattttaatctgcTAATACTGAACTTACATTTAGTTCCTTTACGAATGTTGAGAACTGTTCTTGGTTGCAGTGGACAGGAAAAAGGGATGCACATGGATGAACTTTGCCAACAGCTGAAACTTCCCATGGAGAAGATCAAGTAACCTCTCTCTATCTCCCCTTCTCACCCTACATTATCAAGTAATTCCTTTTATCgaccttttcttttgtcttggccAGGGAATCTATTAGATCACTTGAAGATGAAGGTTTAATATACTCTACAATTGACGAGTTTCACTACAAAGCAACCTGATGAAGTTCACAGTATTTTGGAATGCTACCCAGTCTACAATGCTGTTGCGAGTTATTTTGTTCCTTTTGAATATTAACAGAACAGCCTGtagatatttatttgtttctatgTTAACATCTTAAGTGCAGGGATCTGGACATGTGTGTTATCGCTAAATCATATATAGAATTTCACA encodes:
- the LOC18100764 gene encoding replication protein A 32 kDa subunit A — encoded protein: MFSSSQFDATSAFSGGGFMPSQSTQLTDSTPSPAKSRNSLGVVPVTVKQISQASQSGDEKSSFVINGVDVTNVTVVGMVFNKAEKSTDVSFVIDDGTGRIGCRRWVTENFDKLEMEAVQDGMYVRVIGHLRVFQDVKQLVAFSVRPVTNFDEITFHFIDCIHSHLQNSKLQGGASTQLHMVESSMNTPVRNGQTFTSNLMSKQFDVDGLKDCDQLVLDRLQQSSSIGQEKGMHMDELCQQLKLPMEKIKESIRSLEDEGLIYSTIDEFHYKAT